The Sorangiineae bacterium MSr11367 genome window below encodes:
- a CDS encoding N-acetylmuramoyl-L-alanine amidase produces MRRILIHGSVLCVLALGCQAGLPESSDTQSSGARQQAFTRTSQEYGVPESVLLAVSYLESRWDTNAGQPSRSAGYGPMHLTDLQAVESFSHGDGADDPRGDQARPWSRAERPGTPVDMPALQTADLAAKLTGVDKETLRGDAEQNLRGGAALLAEYQRELVAAGKVRAGSTDPADWYGAVARYSGATDTAAARQFADEVFATLAEGVQRTTDDGQQIALAPTAVQPQRAQVDALGLRETVQGEAECPPSLGCEWIPAPYQDLGGGDYGNHDLADRPNSQRVSYIVIHDTEGYYPTALQLVQDPTYVSWHYTLRSSDGHVAQHVKGKDVGWHAGNWYVNAKSIGLEHEGFAALGTWYTEALYRSSAKLVRYLAFRYGVPLDRAHILGHDTVQGTTPATVRGMHWDPGPYWDWSHYFDLLGAPLRPTGGDHSGLVTIKPNYATNKPAFFGCDSKHPADPCPARSSSSVVLHTEPREDAPLLRDVALHPPDGVSTMRVSDIGSRASTGQQYAVADQSGDWTAIWYLGQKGWFYNPKSNPSALPAVGFVVTPKQGKDTIPVFGRAYPEAEAYPANITPQAIVPLQYSLPAGQRYSLGQFADTEYLWATTFDPANHVVVKGDTRYYQIQFGHRVAYVKADDVWLLPSPLGAP; encoded by the coding sequence ATGCGACGAATCCTTATCCACGGGTCGGTCCTCTGCGTTCTGGCTCTTGGTTGTCAGGCGGGTTTGCCCGAATCGTCTGACACCCAATCGAGCGGTGCGCGGCAGCAAGCGTTCACCCGCACATCGCAGGAATACGGTGTGCCGGAAAGTGTGCTGCTCGCGGTTTCTTACTTGGAATCACGATGGGATACCAATGCGGGGCAGCCGAGTCGCAGTGCCGGCTACGGCCCGATGCATTTGACGGATCTCCAGGCCGTCGAATCGTTCTCGCACGGCGATGGCGCGGACGATCCGCGCGGTGACCAAGCGCGCCCGTGGTCTCGTGCCGAGCGCCCGGGCACTCCGGTGGACATGCCCGCGCTGCAGACGGCCGACCTGGCCGCCAAGTTGACGGGGGTGGACAAGGAAACGCTGCGCGGCGATGCGGAGCAGAATCTGCGCGGCGGTGCGGCGTTGCTCGCCGAGTACCAGCGCGAGCTCGTGGCCGCGGGCAAAGTGCGCGCGGGCAGCACGGATCCGGCGGATTGGTACGGCGCCGTGGCCCGCTACAGCGGTGCGACGGATACGGCGGCGGCGCGTCAGTTCGCCGACGAGGTGTTTGCCACCTTGGCCGAAGGCGTGCAGCGCACGACCGACGATGGCCAGCAGATCGCCCTGGCCCCCACCGCGGTGCAGCCGCAGCGGGCGCAGGTCGATGCGCTCGGATTGCGCGAGACGGTGCAGGGCGAGGCGGAGTGTCCGCCGTCGCTCGGTTGCGAGTGGATTCCCGCGCCGTATCAAGACTTGGGCGGCGGCGATTACGGCAATCACGATTTGGCCGATCGCCCGAACAGCCAGCGCGTCTCGTACATCGTCATTCACGACACCGAAGGGTACTATCCGACGGCGCTGCAGCTCGTGCAGGATCCCACCTACGTGAGCTGGCATTACACCTTGCGCTCCTCGGACGGCCACGTGGCGCAGCACGTGAAAGGCAAAGACGTCGGCTGGCACGCGGGCAACTGGTACGTGAATGCCAAGTCCATTGGCCTCGAGCACGAGGGCTTCGCGGCGCTGGGCACCTGGTACACGGAGGCGCTCTATCGGAGTTCGGCCAAGTTGGTGCGTTATCTGGCTTTCCGTTATGGCGTCCCGCTCGACCGCGCGCACATTCTCGGGCACGACACCGTGCAGGGCACGACGCCGGCCACCGTGCGGGGCATGCATTGGGATCCCGGGCCGTATTGGGATTGGTCGCACTATTTCGACCTTCTCGGTGCGCCGCTGCGCCCGACCGGAGGGGACCATTCGGGGTTGGTGACGATCAAACCGAACTATGCGACCAACAAGCCGGCGTTCTTCGGATGCGACAGCAAGCACCCCGCCGATCCGTGCCCGGCGCGAAGTTCGTCGTCGGTGGTGCTCCACACCGAGCCGCGGGAGGATGCGCCGCTGCTTCGTGACGTCGCGCTCCATCCGCCGGACGGTGTGAGCACGATGCGCGTGTCGGACATCGGCAGCCGCGCTTCGACGGGGCAGCAGTACGCCGTGGCCGATCAGAGCGGCGATTGGACCGCGATCTGGTACCTCGGTCAGAAGGGCTGGTTCTACAACCCGAAGAGCAATCCCAGCGCGCTTCCTGCGGTTGGCTTCGTCGTGACGCCGAAGCAGGGCAAGGACACCATTCCGGTGTTCGGCCGCGCGTACCCCGAGGCGGAGGCTTACCCCGCGAACATCACCCCGCAAGCCATCGTGCCGCTCCAGTATTCACTGCCGGCCGGTCAGCGTTACTCCCTGGGGCAATTCGCCGATACGGAGTACTTGTGGGCAACCACCTTCGACCCGGCGAATCACGTGGTGGTCAAAGGCGATACTCGATATTACCAGATTCAATTCGGTCACCGCGTGGCCTACGTGAAGGCGGACGACGTGTGGCTGCTCCCGAGCCCGCTCGGCGCTCCGTAA
- a CDS encoding gamma-glutamyltransferase family protein has product MFTTRPELIGTHGMVASTHWLASAAGMAMLEEGGNAFDAAVAAGFVLQVVEPHLNGPGGEVPAVFFAEGDARPRVLCGQGVAPAGATIEHYRGLGLDLIPGSGLLAATVPGAWDGWMILLRDYGTKPLRKVLRYALAYARHGFPIVPRITETIEAVSELFSAHWPTSAAHWLPGGAAPAPGTRFANTVLADTWERLLVEAEAAGSDRENQIEAARRAWSRGFIAEEVDAFCRQAFRDDSGRNHAGVVTSEDMAAWQASFEDAICVDFGGWTLVKCGAWTQGPVLGQQLRLLEGFADRLRYVNGIPTAETVHLAAECAKLAFADREAWYGDDPSVPLAALLSREYAAERRALVGADASLELRPGSPDGRAPVLPAYATGAERANVALAGALGDPTVARSGTVRGDTVHIDVVDARGNMISATPSGGWLQSSPWIPSLGFCLGSRAQMFCLEPHLPSALKPGRRPRITLSPSLALRDGQPRIAFGTPGGDQQDQWQLCFWLGHMVGGLNLQEAIDAPAWHSSAFPSSFYPRYWQPGELVVESRLGAAALDELRQRKHRVIDAGPWSLGRLSAVSRNPLDGLLRAAANPRGMQGYAVGR; this is encoded by the coding sequence GTGTTTACCACCCGTCCCGAGCTGATTGGCACACATGGAATGGTCGCCTCCACGCATTGGCTGGCGTCGGCGGCGGGAATGGCGATGCTGGAGGAGGGCGGCAACGCCTTCGATGCGGCGGTGGCCGCGGGCTTCGTGCTCCAGGTCGTGGAACCGCATTTGAATGGGCCCGGCGGTGAAGTGCCCGCCGTGTTTTTCGCCGAGGGCGACGCGAGGCCGCGCGTGCTCTGCGGGCAGGGCGTCGCACCGGCCGGCGCCACCATCGAGCATTACCGCGGCCTCGGCCTCGATCTGATTCCCGGCAGCGGCCTTCTGGCGGCCACGGTTCCCGGAGCGTGGGACGGCTGGATGATCCTCCTGCGCGACTACGGCACGAAGCCGCTGCGCAAGGTGCTCCGCTATGCCCTCGCGTACGCGCGGCATGGCTTTCCCATCGTGCCGCGCATCACCGAGACCATCGAGGCCGTCTCCGAGTTGTTCTCCGCGCATTGGCCGACGTCGGCGGCGCATTGGCTGCCCGGCGGGGCGGCACCTGCCCCGGGTACACGCTTCGCCAACACGGTGCTGGCCGATACATGGGAACGGCTCCTCGTGGAGGCCGAGGCGGCCGGATCCGACCGCGAGAACCAGATCGAGGCGGCGCGGCGTGCATGGTCGCGCGGCTTCATCGCCGAGGAAGTGGATGCTTTCTGTCGTCAGGCCTTTCGGGACGACTCGGGGCGAAACCACGCGGGGGTCGTCACCAGCGAGGACATGGCCGCGTGGCAAGCGTCCTTCGAGGATGCCATCTGCGTGGACTTTGGCGGGTGGACCTTGGTCAAGTGCGGGGCGTGGACGCAAGGACCGGTGCTGGGGCAACAATTGCGGTTGCTCGAGGGGTTCGCCGACCGCCTCCGGTACGTGAACGGCATCCCCACGGCGGAGACCGTGCACCTCGCCGCGGAGTGCGCAAAATTGGCCTTTGCCGACCGCGAAGCGTGGTACGGGGACGACCCCAGCGTTCCCTTGGCGGCCTTGCTCTCGCGCGAATATGCCGCCGAACGGCGCGCCCTCGTCGGAGCCGACGCCTCGTTGGAGCTACGTCCCGGTTCGCCGGATGGGCGCGCGCCCGTGCTTCCGGCCTACGCCACGGGCGCGGAGCGCGCGAACGTGGCACTTGCGGGCGCGCTGGGCGATCCCACGGTGGCGCGCAGTGGAACGGTGCGCGGCGATACGGTGCACATCGACGTGGTGGATGCGCGCGGCAACATGATCTCGGCCACGCCCTCGGGCGGGTGGCTGCAGTCCTCGCCGTGGATCCCCTCGCTCGGATTCTGCCTTGGAAGTCGCGCGCAGATGTTTTGCCTCGAGCCGCATCTCCCGAGCGCGCTGAAGCCGGGGCGCCGCCCGCGCATCACGCTCTCTCCGTCGCTGGCCCTGCGGGATGGGCAGCCGCGCATCGCGTTCGGTACGCCGGGCGGCGATCAGCAGGACCAATGGCAGCTTTGCTTCTGGCTCGGCCACATGGTGGGTGGATTGAACCTGCAGGAAGCCATCGATGCGCCCGCCTGGCATTCGTCGGCATTTCCTAGTTCGTTTTACCCGCGTTATTGGCAACCGGGCGAATTGGTCGTCGAATCGAGGTTGGGCGCGGCCGCGTTGGATGAGCTCCGCCAGCGCAAGCACCGTGTGATCGACGCCGGCCCTTGGTCGCTCGGGCGATTGTCAGCGGTGTCGCGCAACCCGCTCGACGGCCTCCTGCGCGCAGCCGCCAATCCGCGTGGCATGCAGGGCTACGCTGTAGGTCGTTAG
- a CDS encoding lactonase family protein, translating into MSDDRSLGVRGLVKRRAFAGALTAVLFGGALLGCKSSSSLAAAEGSAQTTAQTKAVGGAGVIFIGSYGEPNGLTLATPSKTGEVANGALAVAGQGPNLPKASFLVQSKDRKFLYATNETEPGEGKVSAVDISDPSQPKVLNAQSSRGTLPCHVALDPSGRYLLTANYGDGAVTVHRIQPDGRIGESTDMVKQTGTTREAHAHQIVFDPSGKWILSVDLGADAVFVYQLDASTGKLSKQGQVSLPVKTGPRHLAFHPSGKYAYILGELTPVVTVGTWDASRGSLQLGQTVNSVAKNDPPNYPGEIAVSSDGKFVYASNRGENSIATFAVQDAGARLEFLGTVTSGGIWPRHFTFSPDERWMYISNQRSGKVSWLPRDPSTGRLGAPAGSIDVPTAAIVLFH; encoded by the coding sequence ATGTCCGACGATAGGTCTCTGGGTGTGCGTGGGCTCGTCAAACGTCGTGCGTTCGCCGGTGCGCTGACCGCCGTTCTATTCGGTGGTGCGCTGTTGGGCTGCAAGAGCTCGTCGTCGCTCGCCGCCGCGGAAGGTTCCGCGCAAACGACGGCACAGACGAAAGCCGTGGGAGGTGCAGGCGTGATCTTCATTGGAAGTTACGGAGAGCCGAACGGTCTCACGCTTGCTACGCCGTCGAAAACCGGCGAGGTCGCGAACGGCGCGCTCGCGGTGGCGGGGCAGGGGCCCAACCTTCCCAAGGCGTCGTTCCTGGTGCAGTCGAAAGATCGCAAGTTCCTCTACGCCACGAACGAGACCGAGCCGGGTGAAGGCAAGGTGTCCGCGGTGGATATTTCCGATCCGTCGCAGCCCAAGGTTCTCAACGCGCAATCGAGCCGCGGCACGTTGCCCTGCCATGTCGCGTTGGATCCGAGCGGCCGCTATCTACTCACGGCCAACTACGGTGACGGAGCCGTAACCGTGCATCGCATTCAGCCGGATGGTCGTATCGGTGAATCGACCGACATGGTCAAGCAGACGGGCACTACCCGGGAGGCGCACGCACATCAAATCGTGTTCGATCCGAGCGGCAAGTGGATCCTCTCGGTCGATTTGGGCGCCGACGCGGTGTTCGTCTACCAGCTGGATGCGAGCACCGGCAAGTTGAGCAAGCAAGGTCAAGTCAGCTTGCCCGTGAAGACGGGACCGCGGCACCTCGCCTTTCATCCGTCGGGAAAGTACGCGTACATCTTGGGCGAACTCACCCCCGTGGTCACGGTGGGTACGTGGGACGCATCGCGCGGCTCGCTGCAATTGGGGCAGACCGTCAATTCGGTCGCGAAGAACGATCCGCCGAACTACCCCGGTGAAATTGCCGTGTCATCCGACGGCAAATTCGTTTACGCCTCGAATCGCGGCGAGAACAGCATCGCCACCTTCGCCGTGCAGGACGCAGGAGCGCGTCTCGAGTTCCTCGGCACGGTGACCTCTGGCGGTATTTGGCCGCGACACTTCACCTTCAGCCCCGACGAACGCTGGATGTACATATCCAATCAGCGCTCGGGCAAGGTGTCGTGGCTACCGCGCGACCCATCGACCGGACGCCTTGGAGCACCGGCCGGTTCGATCGACGTGCCCACGGCCGCCATCGTGCTGTTTCATTAA
- a CDS encoding ester cyclase, producing MSRQIHSRVVTRYFGEVWNQGRVELLDDLLHPNYINHPSALPGQPAGPEGLKRVILAMRMAFPDLRYDVRDELHDGDRVAVRVVKRGTHEGNLFGIAPTGRRIEIEQMQIERFHEGKIIEHWRTTTMSNEEKDKYLALQERLSTADPDCLTRSGNEFVIAMVLQIVQELAEGQKEAAPGCDPFVVGQQLANFLLPSPPSSTELPGRVRECLRAAFSHDANGGTNGSNGGVNGNPEMRDVARTLGVSPRTLQRRLQQVGSSFTHEVDCVRRELACQYLADTNRPLGAIALQLGFGEVGSFFRTFRRWTQTSPRRFRLHHTPRVASV from the coding sequence TTGTCGCGGCAGATTCACAGCCGAGTAGTAACTCGTTATTTCGGTGAAGTTTGGAATCAGGGGCGTGTCGAGCTACTCGACGACCTGCTGCATCCAAATTACATCAATCATCCGTCCGCACTGCCCGGTCAACCGGCCGGACCGGAGGGGTTAAAGCGCGTGATCTTGGCCATGAGAATGGCCTTTCCCGATCTCCGCTACGACGTCCGGGACGAGCTACACGATGGAGATCGTGTAGCGGTGCGCGTCGTCAAACGCGGAACGCACGAAGGAAATCTGTTCGGGATCGCGCCCACCGGGCGACGGATCGAGATCGAACAGATGCAGATCGAGCGTTTCCACGAAGGGAAAATTATCGAACACTGGCGCACGACCACCATGTCGAACGAGGAAAAGGATAAGTACCTCGCTCTACAGGAGCGCCTCTCCACGGCCGATCCTGACTGCCTTACGCGCAGCGGCAACGAGTTCGTGATCGCGATGGTCCTTCAGATCGTGCAAGAGCTCGCTGAAGGCCAGAAAGAAGCAGCACCGGGTTGTGACCCGTTCGTCGTGGGGCAGCAGCTGGCCAACTTCCTGTTGCCCTCGCCTCCGTCGTCCACGGAGCTACCCGGACGCGTGCGGGAATGCCTGCGGGCGGCATTCTCCCACGACGCCAATGGCGGCACCAACGGCAGCAATGGTGGTGTCAACGGCAACCCGGAGATGCGGGATGTGGCACGCACCCTCGGGGTGAGCCCACGCACCTTGCAGCGCCGGCTGCAGCAAGTAGGAAGCAGCTTCACACACGAGGTCGATTGCGTGCGGCGCGAGCTCGCATGCCAATACCTCGCGGATACGAACCGTCCCTTGGGTGCCATTGCACTTCAACTGGGGTTCGGCGAAGTGGGCTCGTTTTTCCGCACGTTCCGGCGTTGGACCCAAACGTCCCCCCGCCGATTCCGTCTGCACCACACCCCGCGCGTGGCCAGCGTCTAG
- a CDS encoding TIGR01777 family oxidoreductase → MRTLLTGATGLLGKALLSKLEIATVLSRNPDRARNEFAASGGSIPEVYSWDPTAGPAPAEAVRGADVIFNLAGEPVGGRWTAEKKRRIYDSRVLGTRNLVSALTAASSIDAKPRVLVSASAVGYYGDCGDDELDESAPNGGDFLAGVCADWEREAMAARGPGLRVVCVRIGLVLAAKGGALGRMIGPFKMGVGGRLGDGKQWWPWIHVDDAIGILLHVSRKKELSGPVNAVSPNPVTNAEFTEVLGKAIRRPTICAMPKMALRIALGEFSDAVLFSQRAFPAAAKRSGYAFEHENLPSALASLV, encoded by the coding sequence GTGCGCACACTCCTGACCGGTGCCACGGGTCTCCTCGGCAAGGCGCTTCTCTCGAAGCTCGAGATTGCGACCGTCCTCTCTCGAAATCCGGATCGCGCGAGGAACGAGTTCGCGGCATCGGGAGGATCCATCCCGGAAGTCTACAGCTGGGATCCGACGGCGGGTCCCGCGCCCGCCGAAGCGGTGCGCGGCGCTGACGTGATTTTCAACTTGGCCGGCGAACCCGTCGGGGGGCGATGGACGGCGGAAAAGAAACGCCGCATTTACGACAGCCGTGTGCTCGGCACACGCAATCTCGTAAGCGCGCTCACTGCAGCATCGTCCATCGATGCAAAGCCTCGCGTCCTCGTTTCGGCATCGGCGGTCGGCTACTACGGAGACTGCGGAGATGATGAGCTCGATGAAAGCGCACCCAACGGGGGCGACTTTCTCGCGGGAGTCTGCGCGGATTGGGAGCGTGAGGCCATGGCCGCACGCGGGCCTGGACTCCGCGTCGTCTGCGTTCGCATCGGCCTGGTCCTCGCTGCCAAAGGTGGCGCCCTTGGGCGAATGATCGGACCTTTCAAGATGGGCGTTGGCGGACGCCTCGGCGATGGCAAACAGTGGTGGCCATGGATCCACGTCGACGATGCGATCGGCATTTTGCTTCACGTGAGCCGCAAGAAGGAGCTCTCCGGACCGGTGAATGCCGTGTCACCCAATCCCGTTACCAATGCGGAATTCACCGAGGTCCTCGGCAAAGCCATCCGTCGTCCGACGATTTGCGCAATGCCAAAAATGGCACTTCGCATTGCTCTCGGCGAATTCAGCGACGCCGTTCTCTTCTCGCAGAGAGCCTTTCCTGCGGCGGCCAAACGAAGCGGATACGCGTTCGAGCACGAAAATCTTCCCAGCGCTCTCGCCTCGTTGGTCTAA